The following proteins are encoded in a genomic region of Bradyrhizobium sp. SK17:
- a CDS encoding amino acid ABC transporter substrate-binding protein has product MTRKYLIGFALAAALGASQAQAEELTGTLKNIKDTGVITLGYRDSSIPFSYLDDNQKPVGYAMDICYKIVDAVKKELKLDKLEVKLNPVTSATRIPLMANGTVDLECGSTTNNAERQKQVWFTNSHFLTASRYVTKKASKINSIDDLKGKTVVSTAGTTNIKQLTEANLARGLNINIIPAKDHAEAFLMVETDRAAAFVMDDILLASLVASSKSPGDYVLSKDAFSKPEPYGIMLRKDDVPFKKVADAATAALYTSDEGLKLYDKWFNQKIPPKGLNLNVPLGPEMKKQLAKPSDSPDPDAYLVN; this is encoded by the coding sequence ATGACACGCAAATATCTCATTGGCTTCGCGCTCGCTGCCGCGCTCGGCGCGAGCCAGGCGCAGGCCGAAGAACTCACCGGGACGCTGAAGAACATCAAGGACACCGGCGTGATCACGCTCGGCTACCGCGATTCCTCGATTCCGTTCTCCTATCTGGACGACAACCAGAAGCCGGTCGGCTACGCCATGGACATCTGCTACAAGATCGTCGATGCCGTGAAGAAGGAGCTCAAACTCGACAAGCTCGAGGTCAAGCTCAACCCGGTCACCTCGGCGACGCGTATCCCGCTGATGGCAAACGGCACCGTCGACCTCGAATGCGGCTCGACCACCAACAATGCCGAGCGCCAGAAGCAGGTCTGGTTCACCAACAGCCACTTCCTCACCGCGAGCCGCTACGTGACGAAGAAGGCGAGCAAGATCAATTCGATCGACGATCTGAAGGGCAAGACGGTGGTCTCCACCGCCGGCACCACCAACATCAAGCAGCTCACCGAGGCCAATCTCGCGCGCGGGCTGAACATCAACATCATCCCGGCCAAGGACCATGCCGAGGCCTTCCTGATGGTCGAGACCGATCGCGCCGCGGCGTTCGTGATGGACGACATCCTGCTCGCGAGCCTGGTCGCCAGTTCGAAGTCGCCGGGCGACTATGTGCTGTCCAAGGACGCATTCTCCAAGCCCGAGCCCTATGGCATCATGCTGCGCAAGGACGACGTGCCGTTCAAGAAGGTTGCCGATGCTGCCACCGCCGCGCTCTACACCAGCGACGAGGGCTTGAAACTCTACGACAAGTGGTTCAACCAGAAGATCCCGCCGAAGGGCCTGAACCTCAACGTTCCGTTGGGGCCGGAGATGAAGAAGCAGCTTGCCAAGCCGTCGGATTCGCCCGATCCGGATGCCTATCTGGTCAACTGA